DNA from Dietzia lutea:
CGCGCACCCGGATGCCCCGCAAGGGCCCGGGTGCGCGGCCGTTCCGGCGGGCGCCCCTGTCGGCCGCGCTACCGACAGCGGCCGACCTCTGGACAAACCACTGGCTACTGTCGGGTAAGTTAGCCGTGCTCAGGTACTGTGACCCACAACATCGACCACCCCGGGAGTTGCATCATGACGTCACACAGGCAGTCGACCCCGTCCCACGCCCCCTCCGCGGCGACGGACACCGATGTCCTCGTCATCGGATCAGGCTTCGGCGGCAGCGTGACGGCCCTGCGGCTGACGGAGAAGGGCTACCGCGTCACGGTGGTCGAGGCCGGTCGTCGCTTCGAGGACGCCGACCTGCCCAAGACGTCGTGGCGTCTGCACAAGTACGTGTGGGCGCCCAAACTCAAGCTGTTCGGTATCCAGCGGGTCCACATGATGCGCGACGTGATGATCCTCGCCGGCGCGGGCGTGGGAGGCGGCTCGCTCAACTACGCCAACACGCTCTACAAGCCGACCGGCCAGTTCTTCAAGGACCGCCAGTGGGGCCACATCACGGACTGGGAGGAGGAGCTCACACCGTTCTACGACCAGGGCCGCCGCATGCTCGGCGTGGTCACCAATCCCACGCACACCCACTCGGACGAGGTCATGAAGAAGGTCGCCCGCGACATGGGCGCGGAGGACACCTTCGTCTACACCCCGGTCGGCGTGTTCTTCGGCGAGAAGACCGGCGGCGAGGGCAAGCCCGGCGAGAAGGTGTTGGATCCGTACTTCGGCGGCGTCGGCCCGGACCGCAACGCGTGCATCGAGTGCGGTGAGTGCATGACCGGTTGCCGCCACAACGCCAAGAACACCCTCATGAAGAACTACCTCGCCCTGGCGGAGCGCGCGGGTGCCCGGATCCTGGACCGCACGACGGTCAGCGACCTGCGCGAGCGCGCCGACGGGACGTGGGAGGTCACGCTCGAGCGGACCGGCGCGTGGACCAGGCTCGGCAAGCGCACCACGACCACGACCGCCCAGCAGGTCGTCGTGGCCGCCGGCACCTGGGGGACGCAGCACCTGCTCCACTACGCCAAGGACTCGGGCTCGCTGCCCCGGCTCTCGGGCGCCCTCGGCAGGCTGACCCGCACGAACTCGGAGGCCATCCTCGGGGCGATGCGTCCGAACTACAAGCCGGAGCAGGACTTCTCCGAGGGCGTGGCCATCACGTCGTCGTTCCATCCCCGGCCCGACACCCACATCGAACCGGTCCGCTACGGCAAGGGTTCCAACGCCATCGCCGTTCTCCAGACCCTCCTCACGGACGGTGACGGTCCGCTCCCGCGGTGGCGTGTCCTCATCAACGAGGTCCGGCGCGACCCGAAGGTCTTTATCCAGCTGTTCAACCTGCGTCGCTGGAGCCAGCGTTCGGTGATCGCCCTGGTCATGCAGAACCTGGACAACTCGCTGCAGACCTACGTCAAGCGCTTCGGACCGTTCCGCTACGTCACCAGCAAGCAGGGCCACGGCGAGCCCAACCCGACGTGGATCCCGGCCGGCAACGAGGCGACGCGCAAGGTCGCCGAGGAGATCGGCGGGCTGGCCGGGGGCACGTGGGGCGAGATCGCCAACATCCCGCTCACCGCGCACTTCCTCGGTGGCTGCGTGATCTCCGACTCGCCGGAGACGGGCGTCGTGGACCCGTACCACCGGGTGTGGAACTACCCGACGATGCACATCGTGGACGGCTCGGCGATCTCGGCGAACCTCGGCGTCAACCCGGCGCTGAGCATCACCGCCCAGGCGGAGCGGGCGATGTCGCTGTGGCCCAACAAGGGAGAGGCTGACCCCCGGCCGGCGCAGGGGGAGGCCTACCGTCGCCTGTCCCCGGTGAAGCCGGTGCGCCCGGTGGTGCCCGAGGACGCGCCTGGCGCGCTGCGGCTGCCGATCGTGGAGGTCTCTAGCGGCGGGTCGCCTGCTCGCGGGTGAGGGCGAGTAGGCGGTCCATCGCCTCGCGGATCGCGGAGGCCACCAGGTCCGGGTCGGGGACGAGGTGCTCGCAGGCGTTGATGCCCACGTCGAGCTGACCGTCGACGGACATGGCGGTGATCGACAGTCCGGAGCCGTGGATGAGCGGGCCGAGCGGGTACATGCGGGTGACCCGCCCGCCGAGGAAGTCGAGTTCCTCGGCGGGGCCGGGGATGTTGGAGACCACCAGGTTGTGCACGACGGGGTGCAGGTCTGCGAGGTGGAAGTCGCCGTAGATCCGCATGAGCATGTGCAGTGTGGTGGCGGGGGCGAGTTCGGCGACGTCCTGGATGAGGTCGGGTCGCATCCCGTTCCTGG
Protein-coding regions in this window:
- a CDS encoding GMC family oxidoreductase translates to MTSHRQSTPSHAPSAATDTDVLVIGSGFGGSVTALRLTEKGYRVTVVEAGRRFEDADLPKTSWRLHKYVWAPKLKLFGIQRVHMMRDVMILAGAGVGGGSLNYANTLYKPTGQFFKDRQWGHITDWEEELTPFYDQGRRMLGVVTNPTHTHSDEVMKKVARDMGAEDTFVYTPVGVFFGEKTGGEGKPGEKVLDPYFGGVGPDRNACIECGECMTGCRHNAKNTLMKNYLALAERAGARILDRTTVSDLRERADGTWEVTLERTGAWTRLGKRTTTTTAQQVVVAAGTWGTQHLLHYAKDSGSLPRLSGALGRLTRTNSEAILGAMRPNYKPEQDFSEGVAITSSFHPRPDTHIEPVRYGKGSNAIAVLQTLLTDGDGPLPRWRVLINEVRRDPKVFIQLFNLRRWSQRSVIALVMQNLDNSLQTYVKRFGPFRYVTSKQGHGEPNPTWIPAGNEATRKVAEEIGGLAGGTWGEIANIPLTAHFLGGCVISDSPETGVVDPYHRVWNYPTMHIVDGSAISANLGVNPALSITAQAERAMSLWPNKGEADPRPAQGEAYRRLSPVKPVRPVVPEDAPGALRLPIVEVSSGGSPARG